From Magnolia sinica isolate HGM2019 chromosome 13, MsV1, whole genome shotgun sequence, one genomic window encodes:
- the LOC131224182 gene encoding disease resistance protein RPS2-like, with the protein MLLRLKFSYDNLGGDMIKSCFLYCALFPEDYSIGKEKLIDYWIGEGFLDGWNDDLDTAHNKGHDIIGRLKAAFLLETGSDEEREVKLHDVIRDLALWIASECGKNKKRFLVRAGVGLRHAPEVERWKEAERISLMNNDIKEVTETPQCPDLLTLMLQWNRDFGKVHTDFFQFMPLLRVLDLSGNSFLKELPAGIGNLAELRYLNLLNTKITTLPEEIGNLVKLKHLDLELTTRLHTIPQGAISRLSELRVMNLYYSYSKWEEGSEGLNMNELEGLERLIHLDLTLSTVHALKRLLCSSNLRKVTRYAILNRCEDLTISNQLSFLFTAMKSLQGLNFNRCNGLVEVMISVDAKKDDDYPVSSLEWLVLWQLPPLKLHSGGPQMLQKPFTP; encoded by the coding sequence ATGCTTTTGCGCTTGAAATTCAGTTATGATAATCTTGGTGGCGACATGATTAAATCGTGTTTCCTGTACTGCGCACTGTTTCCAGAGGACTATTCCATTGGCAAAGAAAAACTTATAGATTACTGGATAGGCGAAGGATTCTTAGATGGGTGGAATGATGATCTTGATACAGCCCATAACAAGGGACATGATATCATTGGAAGATTAAAGGCTGCATTCTTGTTGGAGACTGGTTCTGATGAAGAAAGAGAGGTAAAGTTGCATGATGTGATACGTGATCTGGCGTTATGGATAGCTTCTGAGTGcgggaagaataagaagaggtTTTTGGTGAGAGCTGGCGTGGGACTGAGGCATGCACCAGAGGTTGAAAGGTGGAAGGAGGCTGAGAGGATATCTCTAATGAATAATGACATAAAAGAAGTAACAGAGACACCTCAATGCCCCGACCTCTTAACCTTGATGCTCCAATGGAATCGGGATTTTGGAAAGGTCCACACTgatttttttcagttcatgcctCTTCTCAGGGTCTTGGATCTGTCAGGTAATTCATTTTTAAAGGAGCTTCCTGCAGGGATCGGTAACTTGGCAGAGCTACGATATCTCAATCTATTAAACACGAAGATCACAACATTGCCTGAAGAGATAGGAAATCTCGTAAAGCTGAAGCACTTGGACTTGGAGTTGACAACTCGTTTGCACACAATTCCTCAAGGGGCAATCTCCAGGCTTTCTGAATTAAGAGTAATGAACCTATATTATAGTTATTCAAAGTGGGAAGAAGGGAGTGAGGGATTAAATATGAATGAGTTGGAAGGCTTGGAACGTTTAATCCATCTTGATCTCACCTTATCAACTGTGCATGCTCTTAAAAGGTTGCTCTGCTCTAGCAACCTGCGGAAGGTGACTCGGTATGCAATTCTGAACAGATGTGAGGATCTGACTATCTCCAATCAACTATCATTCCTTTTTACTGCAATGAAAAGTCTTCAAGGGCTTAATTTTAATCGCTGCAATGGGTTGGTGGAGGTGATGATTAGTGTGGATGCGAAGAAGGACGATGATTATCCTGTTTCGAGCCTAGAATGGCTAGTCCTTTGGCAACTCCCCCCACTTAAATTGCATTCGGGTGGGCCGCAGATGCTTCAGAAACCTTTCACACCATAA